From Mycobacterium lacus, one genomic window encodes:
- a CDS encoding alkaline phosphatase family protein, translating into MPGSICDVLPAAAALLGAPGVVDPLGLSESVDVDQVDRVAVLLVDGLGWHLLPKLVGDAPLLASVLAGGDGRLEQLVCTFPSTTPSSLVSLGTGAQPGEHGILGFTLNIPGTDRVLNHIRWRDDPPHAEWQPLPTWFERLTRAGFGARAVLPEWLVGSGLTDAAYRGARLCPTRTADDYAQRLTNELDAAPGLVYGYTAELDTAAHVFGIGSDHWHDAGARIDVLLTRLVEALPRNAALLVTADHGGLNVPANARVDFDTDPRLRAGVRVVAGEPRVRYLHTEPGAAADVVATWSELLGGCANVQTREEAVATGIFGPMSPRHLPRVGDVVVTCTSDAAVLATGHEPPETARLIGFHGGATAVEMAIPLIVFNAVSRG; encoded by the coding sequence GTGCCCGGTTCGATCTGCGATGTGCTGCCCGCCGCGGCCGCGCTGCTCGGGGCACCGGGTGTGGTTGACCCGCTGGGATTGTCGGAATCGGTCGACGTCGATCAGGTTGATCGTGTCGCGGTGCTGCTGGTCGACGGTTTGGGCTGGCACCTGCTACCGAAGTTGGTCGGCGACGCGCCGCTCCTCGCGTCGGTCTTGGCGGGCGGCGACGGACGGCTGGAGCAACTCGTCTGCACCTTCCCGTCGACCACACCCAGCAGCCTGGTGTCGCTGGGCACCGGCGCACAACCCGGCGAGCATGGCATCCTGGGCTTCACCCTCAACATCCCCGGCACCGACCGGGTCCTCAACCACATCCGTTGGCGCGATGACCCACCACACGCCGAATGGCAGCCGCTGCCAACGTGGTTCGAGCGGCTGACGCGGGCCGGGTTCGGCGCGCGCGCCGTGCTACCGGAGTGGTTGGTCGGCAGCGGGCTGACCGATGCCGCGTATCGCGGCGCTCGGTTGTGCCCGACGCGCACGGCGGATGACTACGCCCAGCGCCTGACCAACGAGCTGGACGCGGCACCAGGATTGGTCTACGGCTACACGGCCGAACTCGACACGGCTGCCCATGTGTTCGGCATCGGTTCGGACCACTGGCACGACGCGGGCGCCCGTATCGACGTGTTGCTGACCCGGCTGGTCGAGGCCTTGCCGCGCAACGCGGCGCTGCTGGTTACCGCGGACCACGGCGGCCTCAACGTTCCGGCGAATGCCCGCGTCGACTTCGACACCGACCCGAGGCTGCGAGCGGGCGTACGGGTGGTCGCCGGCGAGCCGCGGGTGCGTTACCTGCACACCGAGCCCGGCGCCGCGGCCGATGTAGTGGCCACCTGGAGCGAGCTCCTTGGCGGCTGTGCCAACGTGCAAACCCGCGAAGAGGCGGTGGCCACTGGCATCTTCGGGCCGATGAGCCCTCGGCACCTGCCCCGGGTCGGAGACGTCGTGGTCACCTGCACCTCCGATGCCGCCGTGCTGGCGACCGGCCATGAGCCCCCAGAAACGGCCCGACTCATCGGATTTCATGGTGGGGCCACCGCAGTCGAAATGGCAATTCCGCTAATCGTTTTCAACGCGGTCTCGCGCGGCTGA
- a CDS encoding aldehyde dehydrogenase family protein, with amino-acid sequence MSTVQLINPATEAVLRSIEHADAAAVDDAVRRARVAQRRWARLPPAERAAGLRAFAAAVEAHSDELAALEVANSGHPIGSAQWEAGHVRDVLAFYAASPERLSGKQIPVAGGLDVTFNEPLGVVGVITPWNFPMVIASWGIAPALAAGNAVLVKPAEPTPLTTLRLGELAVEAGLDADLLQVLPGRGAVVGQRFVTHPDIRKIVFTGSTEVGKQVMAGAAAQVKRVTLELGGKSANIIFDDCDLERAAATAPAGVFDNAGQDCCARSRILVQRSVYDRFMELLEPAVKSVVVGDPASRDTEMGPLVSAAHRAKVASYVPDDAPVAFRGTAPSGPGFWFPPTVLTPARTDRTVAEEIFGPVVTVLAFDDEHDAITLANDTAYGLSGSIWTDDLSRALRVSRAVESGNLSVNSHSSVRYNTPFGGFKLSGLGRELGPDAPLHFSETKNVFIAIKEVE; translated from the coding sequence ATGAGCACGGTGCAACTGATCAACCCCGCCACCGAGGCAGTGCTGCGGTCGATCGAGCACGCCGATGCCGCTGCCGTCGACGACGCGGTGCGGCGGGCGCGGGTGGCCCAGCGGCGGTGGGCACGCTTGCCGCCCGCCGAACGGGCGGCCGGCCTGCGGGCCTTCGCCGCCGCCGTCGAGGCGCACAGCGACGAGCTGGCCGCCCTGGAGGTCGCCAACTCCGGACATCCCATCGGGTCGGCGCAGTGGGAGGCCGGCCACGTCCGCGACGTGTTGGCGTTCTACGCCGCCAGCCCGGAACGGCTGTCCGGCAAGCAGATTCCCGTCGCTGGCGGGCTCGACGTCACCTTCAACGAACCGCTGGGCGTGGTCGGTGTGATCACGCCGTGGAATTTCCCGATGGTGATCGCGTCCTGGGGCATCGCGCCGGCGCTGGCCGCCGGCAACGCCGTGTTGGTCAAACCGGCCGAACCGACACCGCTGACCACGCTCCGGCTCGGCGAGCTGGCGGTCGAGGCCGGGCTCGACGCGGACCTGCTGCAGGTGCTGCCGGGCAGGGGCGCGGTGGTCGGGCAGCGGTTCGTCACCCACCCGGACATCCGCAAGATCGTGTTCACCGGGTCCACCGAGGTCGGCAAGCAAGTGATGGCCGGTGCGGCGGCTCAGGTCAAGCGGGTGACGCTGGAACTGGGCGGCAAGAGCGCCAACATCATCTTCGATGACTGCGACCTGGAACGCGCAGCGGCGACCGCGCCGGCCGGGGTATTCGACAACGCCGGACAGGACTGCTGCGCCCGCAGCCGGATCCTGGTGCAGCGCAGCGTTTATGACCGGTTCATGGAGCTGCTGGAGCCGGCGGTGAAAAGCGTCGTCGTCGGTGACCCGGCTTCGCGCGACACCGAGATGGGTCCATTGGTCTCCGCGGCGCACCGGGCCAAGGTGGCCTCTTACGTGCCCGACGACGCACCCGTGGCGTTTCGCGGCACCGCACCCTCCGGACCCGGATTCTGGTTTCCGCCAACGGTTCTCACGCCAGCGCGCACCGACCGCACCGTCGCCGAGGAGATCTTCGGTCCGGTGGTCACCGTGCTGGCGTTCGACGACGAGCACGACGCGATCACGCTGGCCAACGACACCGCCTACGGACTGTCCGGATCGATCTGGACCGACGACCTGTCCCGGGCGCTGCGGGTATCGCGGGCCGTGGAATCGGGGAATCTGTCCGTCAATTCGCACTCGTCGGTGCGCTACAACACGCCGTTCGGCGGCTTCAAGCTGTCGGGCCTGGGCCGTGAGCTTGGGCCGGATGCGCCGTTGCATTTCTCCGAGACCAAGAACGTGTTCATCGCTATCAAGGAGGTCGAGTGA
- a CDS encoding PPE family protein: protein MDFAALPPEINSGRMYTGAGCGPMLAAATAWEGLAAELSTAAGNYASVVTDLAGGPWRGPASVAMAAAAAGYVQWVGSTAAQAARAAVQAKAAAGAYEAAFAMTVPPPAIAANRALLASLVATNLFGQNTPAIAATEAQYAEMWAQDAAAMYGYAGSSATASALTPFTDPPPTTSAQTAALTQTVATTGNAGTQATLARLMSAVPGALQGLAAPTSTVQLGDLKNWLGLGGIDLTTPTGLLAFLNGSDGSPVGTFLNAIEMNALSSGFYTPGNFFGTMCDFIGLSGAGAAAEAAEGAAEAAATGLGDAVPGMGGLGGAVSAGVGNAASIGPLSVPPSWTATTPLGAAGSALPNGAAGAPAVGGGPSSMLGGMPLTGSSGRGFAEAPRYGFRPTVVTHPPAAG, encoded by the coding sequence ATGGATTTCGCAGCGCTGCCACCCGAAATCAACTCCGGGCGCATGTACACCGGCGCGGGCTGTGGCCCGATGCTGGCCGCGGCGACGGCCTGGGAGGGCTTGGCCGCCGAATTATCCACGGCCGCTGGCAATTACGCTTCGGTGGTCACCGATCTCGCCGGTGGGCCGTGGCGGGGCCCGGCATCGGTGGCGATGGCGGCGGCCGCCGCCGGGTATGTGCAGTGGGTGGGGAGCACGGCCGCGCAAGCCGCGCGGGCCGCGGTCCAGGCCAAGGCGGCCGCCGGGGCCTACGAGGCCGCGTTCGCCATGACGGTGCCGCCGCCCGCGATCGCCGCCAACCGTGCGCTGCTGGCGTCGCTGGTGGCTACCAACCTGTTCGGCCAAAACACTCCGGCGATCGCCGCCACCGAGGCGCAGTACGCCGAGATGTGGGCCCAAGATGCCGCGGCCATGTACGGCTACGCCGGCTCGTCGGCGACCGCATCGGCGTTGACGCCCTTCACCGACCCACCACCAACCACCAGCGCCCAAACCGCCGCGCTCACCCAGACCGTCGCGACCACCGGCAATGCGGGGACGCAGGCCACGCTCGCGCGGCTGATGTCCGCCGTACCCGGCGCGCTGCAGGGACTCGCCGCGCCTACCTCAACCGTGCAGTTGGGCGACCTGAAGAATTGGCTCGGGCTGGGCGGAATCGACCTCACAACGCCAACCGGGCTGCTCGCGTTCTTGAACGGGTCCGACGGGTCTCCGGTGGGCACCTTCCTCAATGCCATCGAGATGAACGCCCTTTCCTCCGGCTTCTACACGCCGGGCAACTTCTTCGGCACCATGTGCGATTTCATCGGCCTTTCCGGTGCGGGTGCGGCCGCCGAGGCCGCCGAAGGGGCCGCCGAGGCCGCGGCAACCGGGCTTGGCGACGCGGTGCCCGGGATGGGCGGCCTCGGGGGTGCGGTGTCGGCGGGGGTGGGCAACGCGGCCTCGATCGGGCCGTTGTCGGTGCCGCCCAGCTGGACGGCGACGACGCCGCTCGGCGCCGCCGGGTCGGCGTTGCCCAACGGCGCCGCGGGCGCCCCCGCGGTCGGCGGAGGACCGTCGAGCATGCTCGGCGGGATGCCGCTGACCGGCTCGTCCGGACGCGGCTTCGCTGAAGCCCCCCGCTACGGGTTCCGGCCGACGGTGGTGACCCACCCGCCGGCCGCCGGATAG
- a CDS encoding PPE family protein: MDFATLPPEINSGRMYSGPGAGSMLAAASAWEELAVGLYAAASGYGSATAGLAGKWDGPAAAAMARAAAPYTAWLSATAAQAEQAAARARAAVRAYEAAFAATVPPPMIVANRTLLMSLMATNILGQNAPAIAATEADYDEMWAQDAAAMYGYAAASATASKVTPFTPPPTTTDPAGVAMQGAAVAHAIGTSAGTAAQEAILAGSRLVSTVPQVLEGLAASSTVTQLNAAWASLSSSVSKLSSLTVPLNFAMYPLNFLDKGLGFAKAATGPVTAAAAGAMKAVESGAHSLGSVVLGVGGAGSDAAMSAAVGRGMSIGALSVPQAWITTPASPIAAALPSAGLNAAPLGSADLGSAGMPLMPFASMGGRGTGGPPASRFELRPSVVPRSPAGG; this comes from the coding sequence ATGGATTTCGCGACGTTACCGCCCGAAATCAACTCCGGGCGCATGTATTCCGGTCCGGGCGCAGGATCGATGTTGGCCGCCGCATCGGCCTGGGAGGAGCTGGCCGTCGGGCTCTACGCGGCGGCCAGTGGCTACGGTTCGGCCACCGCGGGACTGGCCGGCAAGTGGGACGGCCCCGCGGCGGCGGCGATGGCCCGAGCCGCGGCACCCTATACGGCCTGGCTCAGCGCCACCGCCGCCCAGGCCGAGCAGGCGGCCGCCCGCGCTCGGGCGGCCGTCCGCGCCTATGAGGCGGCGTTCGCCGCAACGGTTCCGCCGCCGATGATCGTCGCCAACCGCACGTTGCTGATGTCGCTGATGGCGACGAACATCCTTGGTCAGAACGCCCCCGCGATCGCAGCCACGGAGGCCGATTACGACGAGATGTGGGCCCAGGATGCCGCCGCCATGTACGGCTATGCCGCCGCCTCGGCGACCGCGTCGAAGGTGACACCATTCACCCCGCCGCCGACGACTACCGACCCGGCAGGCGTGGCCATGCAAGGCGCCGCGGTGGCCCACGCGATCGGCACGTCGGCCGGGACAGCGGCTCAGGAGGCCATACTGGCCGGGTCTCGGCTCGTCTCGACTGTGCCCCAAGTACTCGAGGGGCTCGCCGCGTCGTCGACAGTCACACAGCTCAACGCGGCGTGGGCGTCGCTGTCATCGTCTGTGTCGAAGCTGAGTTCGCTGACCGTGCCCTTGAATTTCGCGATGTACCCGCTGAACTTCCTGGATAAGGGCCTGGGGTTCGCCAAGGCCGCCACCGGGCCGGTCACGGCAGCTGCCGCTGGTGCGATGAAGGCGGTCGAGTCCGGGGCGCATTCGTTGGGATCGGTCGTGTTGGGCGTGGGCGGCGCCGGCAGCGACGCGGCGATGTCCGCGGCTGTGGGCCGCGGGATGTCGATCGGAGCGCTGTCGGTGCCGCAGGCCTGGATCACGACGCCGGCGAGTCCTATCGCCGCGGCGTTGCCAAGCGCCGGACTGAACGCTGCCCCGCTCGGATCGGCAGACCTCGGATCCGCGGGAATGCCGCTGATGCCGTTCGCGAGCATGGGCGGTCGTGGCACCGGCGGCCCTCCCGCGTCCCGGTTCGAGCTGCGCCCCAGCGTGGTCCCCCGCTCACCAGCAGGAGGATGA
- the hypD gene encoding hydrogenase formation protein HypD — translation MRFVDEFRDPAAARQLLGAIDHLAGNSEHFKFMEVCGGHTHTIYRHGIERLLPDNVELVHGPGCPVCVIPMGRIDDAMWLAGQPGVIFTCFGDMMRVPGSSGSLLDARARGADVRFVYSPLDALKIAADNPAKQVVFFAIGFETTAPSTAVTLVRARDLGLPNFSVFCNHVTIVPPIKAILESPDLRLSGFIGPGHVSTVVGTRPYRFVPAVYRKPLVVSGFEPLDILASVAMLLRQLREGRCEVENQYTRVVPEHGNPAALALLGTVFALRPHFEWRGLGFISQSALRLRDEFAEFDAELRYAMPGVRVADPKACQCGEVLKGVLKPWECKVFGTACTPETPIGTCMVSPEGACAAYYNFGRIHRDAAKLAGRA, via the coding sequence ATGCGTTTCGTCGACGAATTCCGCGATCCCGCGGCCGCCCGCCAACTGCTGGGCGCCATCGACCATTTGGCCGGTAACAGTGAGCACTTCAAGTTCATGGAGGTCTGCGGCGGGCACACCCACACCATCTACCGCCACGGCATCGAACGCCTGCTGCCCGACAACGTCGAACTGGTGCACGGCCCGGGCTGCCCGGTCTGCGTGATCCCGATGGGCCGCATCGACGACGCGATGTGGCTGGCCGGCCAACCCGGCGTCATCTTCACCTGCTTCGGCGACATGATGCGGGTGCCCGGATCGTCCGGCAGCCTGCTGGACGCCAGGGCCCGCGGCGCCGACGTGCGGTTCGTCTACTCCCCTCTGGATGCGCTCAAGATCGCCGCCGACAACCCCGCCAAGCAGGTCGTGTTCTTCGCCATCGGATTCGAAACCACCGCACCCTCGACCGCGGTGACCCTGGTGCGCGCCCGCGACCTGGGCCTGCCCAACTTCAGCGTGTTCTGCAACCACGTCACGATCGTGCCGCCGATCAAGGCCATCCTGGAATCACCCGACCTGCGACTGTCCGGGTTCATCGGACCAGGGCACGTATCCACGGTCGTGGGCACCCGCCCGTACCGGTTCGTGCCGGCGGTGTACCGAAAACCGTTGGTGGTCTCCGGATTCGAGCCGCTGGACATCCTGGCGTCGGTCGCGATGCTGCTGCGCCAGCTCCGCGAGGGCCGCTGCGAGGTGGAGAACCAATACACGCGGGTCGTGCCCGAGCACGGCAACCCCGCGGCGCTGGCGCTGCTGGGCACGGTGTTCGCGCTGCGCCCGCACTTCGAATGGCGTGGGCTGGGATTCATCTCGCAGAGCGCGCTGCGGCTGCGCGACGAGTTCGCCGAATTCGACGCCGAACTGCGTTACGCGATGCCCGGCGTGCGGGTCGCCGACCCCAAGGCCTGCCAATGCGGGGAGGTGCTCAAGGGCGTGCTCAAACCCTGGGAATGCAAGGTTTTCGGCACCGCATGCACCCCGGAGACCCCGATCGGGACGTGCATGGTGTCCCCCGAGGGGGCGTGTGCGGCCTACTACAACTTCGGGCGCATCCACCGTGACGCCGCCAAGCTGGCGGGGCGGGCTTGA
- a CDS encoding gamma-glutamyl-gamma-aminobutyrate hydrolase family protein: MGRGCVDLSVSRRPVVGMTAYLERVQAGIWDVPACYLPADYFEGVTMAGGIPVLLPPQPVDPDIAGRALDSLDALVITGGYDLDPAAYGQQPHPATDEPRRARDAWEFALLAGALDRGLPVLGICRGAQVLNVALGGTLHQHLPDVLGHHGHRAGDGVFTRLPVRTVPGTRLSALIGESADVPCYHHQAIDKVGAGLVVSASDIDGVVEALELPGDGFVLAVQWHPEKSLDDLRLFKALVDAAGSYAGRR; the protein is encoded by the coding sequence ATTGGGAGAGGATGCGTGGATTTGAGCGTCTCTAGACGGCCGGTAGTGGGCATGACGGCATACCTCGAGCGGGTGCAGGCCGGAATCTGGGATGTCCCGGCGTGTTACTTGCCCGCCGATTACTTCGAGGGCGTCACCATGGCCGGTGGTATCCCGGTGCTGCTGCCGCCGCAGCCGGTCGACCCCGACATCGCCGGCCGCGCGCTGGACAGCCTGGACGCTCTGGTCATCACCGGCGGGTATGACCTCGACCCCGCCGCCTATGGCCAGCAACCCCATCCGGCCACCGACGAGCCCCGCCGGGCCCGCGACGCCTGGGAGTTCGCGTTGTTGGCGGGCGCGCTGGACCGGGGGCTGCCGGTGCTGGGCATCTGTCGCGGCGCGCAGGTGCTCAACGTCGCGCTCGGGGGCACGCTGCACCAGCACCTACCCGACGTCCTCGGCCACCACGGGCACCGGGCCGGCGACGGGGTGTTCACCAGGTTGCCGGTCCGCACCGTGCCGGGCACCCGGCTGTCGGCGCTGATCGGGGAGTCCGCCGACGTGCCGTGCTACCACCATCAGGCCATCGACAAGGTGGGTGCGGGCCTGGTCGTCAGCGCGTCGGACATCGACGGCGTGGTCGAGGCGCTGGAGCTGCCCGGCGACGGGTTCGTGCTCGCCGTGCAGTGGCATCCGGAGAAGTCCCTGGACGACCTGCGGTTGTTCAAGGCGCTGGTGGACGCCGCGGGGTCGTACGCAGGCCGCCGATGA
- a CDS encoding alpha/beta hydrolase, producing MMTTLDGFPVPVAVAGPEKGVVVVVLAAEQRPPTAYDPVCERLHNASLRTVVIGPDPRLTPKSVIGILDGLGIGWAVVVGDRAGAELAWVLAATRLGRFVGLVAIDRGHPAVPGVDGVIRDPHCPPVEAATTVLVSSDAVRAVARDSQRLVYADYRIVCLPGRRNAHDSTAQLATEIVLRTSGW from the coding sequence ATGATGACCACGCTCGATGGGTTTCCGGTCCCGGTGGCCGTGGCCGGTCCGGAAAAGGGCGTTGTCGTCGTGGTCCTCGCCGCCGAACAGCGACCGCCGACGGCCTATGACCCGGTATGTGAGCGCCTGCACAACGCATCGCTTCGGACCGTGGTCATCGGTCCTGACCCGCGGCTGACCCCCAAGTCTGTGATCGGCATCCTCGACGGCCTGGGAATCGGGTGGGCGGTGGTGGTCGGCGACCGCGCCGGGGCCGAGCTCGCCTGGGTGCTGGCGGCGACCAGGCTGGGGCGGTTCGTCGGCCTGGTGGCCATCGATCGCGGGCATCCGGCGGTGCCCGGTGTCGATGGCGTGATTCGCGACCCACACTGCCCGCCGGTGGAGGCCGCGACCACCGTCCTGGTGAGCTCGGACGCCGTCCGGGCAGTGGCCCGCGACAGCCAGCGGTTGGTGTACGCCGACTACCGCATCGTGTGCCTCCCGGGGCGACGCAACGCACACGACTCGACCGCGCAGCTGGCCACCGAGATCGTGTTGCGCACCAGCGGCTGGTAG
- a CDS encoding glutamine synthetase family protein has translation MNGPGAPMLSPDDLERLVAAGDVDTVIVAFTDMQGRLAGKRVSGRFFVDEVVEHGVDCCSYLLAADVDLNTVPGYAMSSWDTGYGDMVMTPDLATLRRVPWLPRTALVLADLGWADGSAVAASPRAILRRQLDRLAERGLVADVATELEFIVFDEPYRQAWASGYRGLTPASDYNIDYAILASTRMEPLLRDIRLGMEGAGLRFEAVKGECNRGQQEIGFRHDDALVTCDNHAIYKNGAKEIADQHGKSLTFMAKYDEREGNSCHIHLSLRGKDGSAVFADGGGPHGMSSMFRGFLAGQLATLREFTLFYAPNINSYKRFADASFAPTAVAWGLDNRTCAVRVVGQGRNIRMECRVPGGDVNPYLAVAALVAGGLCGIERKLEPPEPCNGNAYETTGIARLPTTLAEAAEAFEASAVAREAFGDGVVAHYVNNARVELAAFNAAVTDWERMRGFERL, from the coding sequence ATGAATGGTCCCGGTGCTCCCATGCTGTCGCCGGACGACCTGGAACGGCTGGTCGCGGCCGGCGACGTCGACACCGTCATCGTCGCGTTCACCGATATGCAGGGCCGGCTGGCCGGCAAACGGGTCTCGGGCCGGTTTTTCGTCGACGAGGTGGTCGAGCACGGGGTCGACTGCTGTAGCTATCTGCTTGCGGCCGACGTGGACCTGAACACGGTGCCCGGGTATGCGATGTCGAGTTGGGACACCGGGTACGGCGACATGGTGATGACCCCGGACCTGGCCACCCTGCGGCGCGTTCCCTGGCTACCCCGCACGGCACTCGTGCTGGCCGACCTGGGTTGGGCCGACGGCAGCGCCGTCGCCGCCTCGCCGCGCGCCATCCTGCGCCGCCAGCTCGACCGGCTCGCTGAGCGCGGACTGGTCGCCGATGTCGCCACCGAGCTGGAGTTCATCGTGTTCGACGAGCCGTATCGCCAGGCCTGGGCTAGTGGCTATCGCGGCCTGACGCCGGCCAGCGACTACAACATCGACTACGCCATCTTGGCGTCCACGCGGATGGAACCGCTGCTGCGCGACATCCGGCTGGGCATGGAGGGGGCCGGTCTGCGGTTCGAGGCCGTCAAGGGTGAATGCAACAGGGGCCAGCAGGAGATCGGATTCCGCCACGACGACGCGCTGGTCACCTGCGACAACCACGCCATCTACAAGAACGGCGCCAAGGAAATCGCCGACCAGCACGGCAAGAGTCTGACGTTCATGGCGAAATACGATGAGCGCGAAGGCAACAGCTGCCACATCCACCTGTCGCTGCGGGGCAAGGACGGCTCCGCGGTGTTCGCCGATGGCGGCGGACCGCATGGCATGTCGTCGATGTTCCGCGGTTTCCTCGCCGGCCAGCTCGCCACCCTGCGCGAGTTCACACTGTTTTACGCGCCGAATATCAACTCCTACAAGCGATTTGCGGATGCCAGCTTCGCGCCGACGGCGGTAGCCTGGGGACTGGACAACCGCACCTGCGCGGTGCGGGTCGTCGGCCAGGGCCGTAACATCCGGATGGAATGCCGCGTCCCCGGCGGCGATGTCAACCCGTACCTCGCGGTGGCTGCCCTGGTCGCCGGGGGGCTGTGCGGAATCGAGCGGAAACTGGAGCCACCCGAGCCGTGCAATGGCAACGCCTACGAAACCACCGGCATAGCTCGCCTACCCACCACGTTGGCGGAGGCCGCCGAGGCCTTCGAGGCGTCGGCCGTCGCCCGGGAGGCGTTCGGCGACGGCGTGGTCGCGCACTACGTGAACAACGCGCGCGTCGAGTTGGCGGCCTTCAACGCGGCGGTCACCGATTGGGAGAGGATGCGTGGATTTGAGCGTCTCTAG
- a CDS encoding 3-oxoacyl-ACP reductase — MTDLTRRLAGRVAVVTGGGSGIGLAAARRMRAEGATIVVGDIDREAGGAAAEALSGLFVPVDVSDEGAVNRLFDTAAETCGAVDIAFNNAGISPPEDDLIENTELPAWQRVQDVNLKSVYLCCRAALRHMVPAGKGSIINTASFVAVMGSATSQISYTASKGGVLAMSRELGVQFARQGIRVNALCPGPVNTPLLQELFAKDPERAARRMVHVPLGRFAEPDEIAAAVAFLASDDASFVTASTFLVDGGISSAYVTPL, encoded by the coding sequence GTGACTGACCTGACGCGGCGGCTGGCGGGCCGGGTGGCGGTCGTCACCGGCGGCGGTAGCGGCATCGGCCTGGCCGCCGCCCGCCGGATGCGTGCCGAAGGCGCGACGATCGTCGTCGGCGACATCGACCGCGAGGCCGGCGGGGCGGCCGCCGAGGCGCTTTCCGGATTGTTCGTGCCCGTAGATGTTTCCGACGAGGGCGCGGTCAACCGGCTGTTCGACACTGCAGCCGAAACCTGCGGCGCGGTCGACATCGCATTCAACAACGCCGGCATCTCGCCACCGGAGGACGACCTGATCGAAAACACCGAACTGCCGGCGTGGCAACGGGTTCAAGACGTCAACCTGAAATCGGTGTACCTGTGCTGCCGGGCGGCGCTGCGGCACATGGTGCCCGCTGGGAAGGGGTCGATCATCAACACCGCGTCGTTCGTGGCCGTGATGGGTTCGGCGACCTCGCAGATCTCCTACACCGCATCCAAGGGCGGGGTGCTGGCCATGTCGCGCGAACTCGGGGTGCAATTCGCCCGGCAGGGCATCCGGGTCAACGCGCTGTGCCCCGGCCCGGTCAATACCCCACTGCTGCAGGAGCTTTTCGCCAAGGACCCCGAAAGGGCCGCCCGCCGCATGGTGCACGTTCCGTTGGGCCGATTCGCCGAGCCCGACGAAATCGCCGCTGCGGTCGCGTTTTTGGCCAGCGACGACGCGTCGTTCGTCACCGCCTCGACGTTCTTGGTCGACGGCGGCATCAGCTCGGCCTACGTCACCCCGTTGTAG